The genomic DNA GCCAGTGACTCCGCCACTGCCGTCTTGCCGACGCACGGCGGACCTGAGACGACGATGACCATCACATCAGCCAAGAGCAATCACCAGGCTGCTCTCCCCTCGGGTCACGAGCAACATTGTCTCGCTGCCAACGGTCGCAACACCATGACCATTGCCTGGCTAAAGCACAACCCACAGGTGGCATCGGCTGAACTCAACTTAACCGCCAGGACGGCCAATCCCGCGGTTCGCCGCATGAGCAGCTCGTAACAACCCCCGCCGCGGCTGGAACGGATCGGTTCGCGTCCGTTACTGCTCGATGCTGTCAGTCCCGTGCCAGTCGGCAATGTCGAACTCGCCGCGCGGGCCGCTCGAGAACAAGCAGAAGGGGTGGCCGTCAGGGTCCAACATGACTCGGACGTCTGGCTGGGGCTGAGTAATGGCCAATGACGCCCCCAACTCGACTGCACGAGCAATGCCAGCTTCGAGATCATCGCAGCCGATGTCCAGGTGCACCATCATCAGTTGCTCGCCCTCACTCGACGGCCAGACCGGCGGGACGTACCGGTCCTCGTGGTGAAACGACAAGCCCATTCCGCCGGCAGGAGCCCGCACACGCAGCCAGCCACCGTCGTCGGCGACGACCGTCCAGCCGAGCAGTTGAGCGTAGAACTGGGCCAGCCGCCGGGTGTCCGGCGACGAGAAGGTGGCGGCCGATACCCGGAACCTGGGATGACTCATGTTCTGCCCCCTGTCGTCGATCGCCGCTGTTCACCGGCTGCCGCTGCGTGTCGCCATTTAGCGTCTCAGTGACCTCCTCGAACAGGCAACTTTGAACTGGTTGTCGGCCGGGCCACCGGTCGTAGGATGTCCGGGTGAGGACGCAGTGGGTTGTCCTGGCGCAGGCGAAGGCCACCATCGGTGATGTGGAGGGCAGAGGCAGGGCCGGCACCGTCTTCGCCGGCCCTGCTGCGCATCCGTCCTGCTTGCGCGGTCCGGGGGAGTGAATTCCTGGACGACGAAAGAGCTTTCCACCCGGACCTGGCCGGACTACGAGTGGCTCTTCTCGCAAGGCAATGGGTGGGACCACTGCGGGTGCGTGGTCTATCAGGGGTTCCGGCCCCCGCGGGAGGTTCGGAAGTGGGCGGACAAGCGCGACTGGGCGCTCGCCCGCAAACGGGACCTTGTCGAGCAGGGTCTCACGCACGGGATCCTGGTCTACGACAAGCGGGAGCCGATCGGATGGTGTCAGTTCGGCCCGGCGAGTGAGTTGCCCATACCGAAAAGGCCTGACTCCGCAGCGTCCAAGCCCGCGAAGCCGCTGTGGCGCATCACGTGCTTCTGCGTCGCGCCGTCGTATCGCCAGCGAGGCGTGACGGGAGTCGCTCTGTCCGCCGCTCTGGCTTCGATCGCGAAGGCCGGGGGTGGGCTGGTCCGGGCCGCTCCCATCGTCGCCTTGCCGAACGACCCCGGCTTGGACGAGCTGATACGCGAGCGCGGAAGTGGTCAGGACCAATACGTGCTGGCCCACGCGAGGGAGGTGTACGGGGCGACTTCCGTGGTGGCTTACGACAAGCGCGCTTGGTCGGTCGGAGGAGTCTTCATCGACGGACTCGGGCCCGCGTGGGCCTACGTCCGGCCGGCCCATCTGATGTCCTCCCACACGGGATCTGTG from Actinomycetota bacterium includes the following:
- a CDS encoding VOC family protein gives rise to the protein MSHPRFRVSAATFSSPDTRRLAQFYAQLLGWTVVADDGGWLRVRAPAGGMGLSFHHEDRYVPPVWPSSEGEQLMMVHLDIGCDDLEAGIARAVELGASLAITQPQPDVRVMLDPDGHPFCLFSSGPRGEFDIADWHGTDSIEQ
- a CDS encoding GNAT family N-acetyltransferase: MNSWTTKELSTRTWPDYEWLFSQGNGWDHCGCVVYQGFRPPREVRKWADKRDWALARKRDLVEQGLTHGILVYDKREPIGWCQFGPASELPIPKRPDSAASKPAKPLWRITCFCVAPSYRQRGVTGVALSAALASIAKAGGGLVRAAPIVALPNDPGLDELIRERGSGQDQYVLAHAREVYGATSVVAYDKRAWSVGGVFIDGLGPAWAYVRPAHLMSSHTGSVSLFKRHRFKPKSLIDPGPVKLPVSALVMERTLCRAFSQPIGQRT